The following coding sequences lie in one Paroedura picta isolate Pp20150507F chromosome 10, Ppicta_v3.0, whole genome shotgun sequence genomic window:
- the LOC143819450 gene encoding 16 kDa beta-galactoside-binding lectin-like, giving the protein MESGLTATQLKLQAGESIQVKGKVLPDAKGFAVNLGQDVDNLVLHFNPRFDLHGDVNTIVLNSREDGEWGEELRESHFPFQQGEKAEVTIFFDASELKVKLADGHEISFPNRKGVETIHYINIQGDFKIKALKF; this is encoded by the exons ATGGAAAGT ggactGACCGCAACTCAGCTCAAGCTGCAGGCCGGAGAAAGCATCCAAGTGAAGGGGAAAGTCTTGCCAGATGCCAAAGG TTTTGCGGTGAACCTTGGCCAGGACGTCGACAACCTGGTGCTCCACTTCAATCCTCGCTTTGACCTTCACGGGGACGTGAATACCATCGTGCTCAACTCCAGGGAGgacggggagtggggggaagaacTGCGGGAGAGCCACTTCCCTTTCCAGCAGGGCGAGAAAGCGGAG GTCACCATCTTCTTCGATGCTTCTGAGCTGAAAGTCAAACTAGCCGACGGTCACGAGATCTCCTTCCCCAACCGGAAAGGCGTGGAGACGATACATTACATTAACATACAAGGAGACTTCAAAATCAAAGCGCTCAAATTCTAA